The following proteins come from a genomic window of Candidatus Zixiibacteriota bacterium:
- a CDS encoding ABC transporter permease: protein MNARLKSNAASILVLLALWEICGRAADSVLIPPLSRVAAAWIRLAASGRLWDSLLISLATLAAGFCLAAAAGVVVGLLMGRFREVEHLLDLYINALMSAPATAFVPVLILWLGLGVASRIAVVFFFAFFVVVVNTLTGVKQVDRTFLEMARSFGARETEIFFKVMLPAAAPAIFAGIRLGMGRAVKGMVTGEMLLTLTGMGGMIMQYGSAFATDALFAVILTVLVVALITTKAVQLVDRRLTGWKAEIAVE, encoded by the coding sequence GTGAACGCCCGGCTGAAGAGCAACGCCGCATCGATTCTCGTCCTGCTGGCCCTGTGGGAGATCTGCGGCCGCGCGGCCGATAGCGTGCTGATACCGCCGCTCTCCCGGGTGGCCGCCGCATGGATCCGCCTCGCGGCAAGCGGCCGGCTGTGGGACAGCCTCCTCATCAGCCTCGCAACGCTGGCCGCGGGCTTTTGCCTTGCGGCCGCCGCCGGCGTCGTCGTCGGGCTGCTGATGGGCCGCTTTCGCGAGGTCGAGCACCTGCTCGATCTCTACATCAACGCCCTGATGTCCGCCCCCGCCACCGCTTTCGTGCCGGTGCTGATCCTCTGGCTCGGCCTCGGCGTGGCGTCGAGGATCGCCGTGGTCTTTTTCTTCGCTTTCTTCGTTGTCGTGGTCAACACGCTCACCGGCGTCAAACAGGTCGACCGGACCTTCCTGGAAATGGCCCGCTCCTTCGGTGCCCGGGAAACCGAGATTTTTTTCAAGGTGATGCTGCCGGCGGCGGCGCCGGCCATCTTCGCGGGCATCCGTCTGGGCATGGGACGGGCGGTCAAGGGAATGGTGACCGGTGAGATGCTGCTGACGCTTACCGGAATGGGCGGGATGATCATGCAGTACGGCTCCGCCTTCGCCACCGACGCGCTTTTCGCGGTGATCCTGACCGTGCTCGTCGTCGCCTTGATCACCACCAAGGCGGTGCAGCTCGTCGACCGGCGGCTGACCGGGTGGAAGGCGGAGATCGCCGTCGAGTGA